The Impatiens glandulifera chromosome 3, dImpGla2.1, whole genome shotgun sequence genome contains a region encoding:
- the LOC124929072 gene encoding sec-independent protein translocase protein TATB, chloroplastic-like → MIASSMAAASSSLWTYSSSTLRKDRSTTLCAPCVIFHAKSQNSYSFKWNPLPGLNLFSSWNGLRRNLGVSIPKQYAKMERKKGKCKRNEGVGVYASLFGVGAPEALVIGVVALLVFGPKGLAEVARNLGKTLRAFQPTIRELQDVSREFKSTLEREIGLDDFQDPKPQQQQKKNIYTSSSNPNTSSDPNGAQAYSSEDYLKITEEQLKSLSSSQQQLTGNIPTTLESEQSDPQTKALTDPAQEADVLSTPPSQKYENDV, encoded by the exons ATGATTGCTTCTTCAATGGCCGCTGCTTCTTCTAGCTTGTGGACTTATTCATCTTCTACTCTCAGGAAGGATAGAAGTACAACCCTCTGCGCTCCTTGTGTAATTTTCCACGCCAAATCTCAAAACTCTTACTCATTCAAATGGAATCCTCTACCGGGTTTGAACTTATTCTCTTCTTGGAATGGACTGAGGAGGAATCTCGGTGTTTCAATTCCCAAACAATATGCAAAAATGG AGAGGAAGAAGggaaaatgtaaaagaaatGAGGGCGTGGGCGTGTACGCTTCTCTCTTTGGAGTTGGAGCACCTGAAGCCCTCGTGATTGGAGTGGTGGCTTTGTTGGTCTTTGGTCCCAAAGGTCTTGCtgag GTTGCTAGGAATTTGGGGAAGACTCTGCGTGCATTTCAACCCACAATTAGAGAGTTGCAG GATGTCTCAAGGGAATTCAAAAGCACACTTGAGAGAGAGATTGGTCTAGATGATTTCCAAGATCCCAAGCCGCAGCAGCAGCAGAAGAAGAACATCTATACTTCTTCATCAAACCCAAACACTTCATCTGATCCAA ATGGTGCTCAAGCCTACTCAAGTGAAGATTACTTGAAGATAACAGAAGAGCAGTTGAAATCATTGTCATCATCTCAACAACAGCTGACAGGCAACATTCCTACTACTTTAGAATCGGAGCAGTCCGACCCACAAACTAAGGCACTAACTGATCCTGCTCAAGAGGCTGATGTACTGTCGACACCTCC